The Anaerolineae bacterium genome segment GTTAATAGCTTTTCAAGATGCGGCAGCATATCGGTTTTTGCATTGGAATAGTTGACAGGAATATATTTGGTAACAAGTGGTCCAAGAGTTTTTCGCTCCTCTCTGGCTTTTTGCGCCGTACTTATCTCAGCCTGCTTGAAATCCCCTTCTTTCTTGAGTGTTTCAAGGGTGGCAATCCTTATTATATTTCCTTCAGAAGTTTGGCCGAGCTGGTTCATCTTCAGTATCAGGTCGAGCGCCTGGTCCCAGGGCACAGGTTTTGCGAGGGTCAGAGTAACCTTGCCGGTTACATCCTTGTCTATTGCAAAGTTTTTCCCGCTTACCTCCATTAAAATGAGAAACACATTTTTGATATCCGTATCATAGAAATCAAGCGCTATCTTTTCCCCTGTATATTCCCCGGCAAGTTTCGGCGGCAATACTTTATCTTCGGCCTTTTTATCTTCAATTTCTTCCTCCCCGGCAGTTGCCTGCATTACAACCTTCTTCCAGGATGGGAGATCAGCCTCTTCAGCCGGTCTGGGAGGGATCGAAGATGCATCAAAATGGACCAACAAAAGATCATCTGCCTGTTCGACATAATAGGGAACCGATTCGCGCATCTCTATTACAATTATTGAACCGGTTTTTAAATCAGAAGTCTGCGTTGGCGTAATACGATCAACAGCGCTGTTAAAACGGGTGGTTATCAGCGGCCGTTTGCGATAGTCCGGAAGATTGGTGTTGAAAAGTATCAGCTTAAGCCTTTTATCCGCGGCCTTATCCATTTTGTATTCAACAGGCCTTGTTGTTCCGATAATAATAGTTGATTTGCCGGCATCTTCGCTTGAAAAATCCACCCGGTTAACCCATGCAGGTTTTTTATCCTTATCCTCTTCCAGGGCGGTTTCTGCCGGCATATTTACTTCAGCCGTATTGATGTTTGATGTGTCTTGCGCGGAAGCGGTTATTTTACCTGTTTTTGCAAATGATATTTGAAGGCCGTTTCCTTCACGGGATACTTCATAAGGAGCATCCTGTCTTAATGCGATCTCAACCTTGGAGGTATGCCCGTTTTCGGTCAGCGCGGAAGCTTTAATCGACGCAACAATATCGCTGTCCGGGGTCAGAGCGGTTTCAATTTCTCCAAGAGCTGTTCCGGGAAAGTACAGCGCCACACCTAAAGGCATAGGCTGCTTCACAGAAGTATAGGTCAGCAGCTGCTCTGCTTTAATTAATACGGCAAGCGATTCAGAACCTTCTGCCGTGCTGATATCCGTGATGAGATTAAGAGACTCTCCGGCTTCCTGATCTGCCTGCTTTACCGCCTTGCTCGAAGCACATCCTGCAAAAAGCATCAGCAGAATTATCATCAGAATTGACAAAGCCCTGTTTTTTGAAAATTTCATAATTTTGTAAAACATTTTTTATTCTCCAGACGGTTTCTGAAGTTTCAGTTCCTGTGGATCAATATAATAAGCCCTGCCATTGATTTTGTTGATTTTGGCTTCAAACTGTTTGCCGTCAATATTAATAAAGCTTTTACCACTGATTTCGGTTATAAAAAAGTTTTTACCGTCAATATCGTATATGCGACCCTTATCCACATCCTCAACCGGCAGCAACGGTTCATCGACAATTACCATGTCTTTTAATATCCGGCTTACCCTGCCGCAATTTATCCCGATAAATGTGCCTTTTTCAATAACATATCCCCTGCCGGAAGCCTCT includes the following:
- a CDS encoding AMIN domain-containing protein; protein product: MFYKIMKFSKNRALSILMIILLMLFAGCASSKAVKQADQEAGESLNLITDISTAEGSESLAVLIKAEQLLTYTSVKQPMPLGVALYFPGTALGEIETALTPDSDIVASIKASALTENGHTSKVEIALRQDAPYEVSREGNGLQISFAKTGKITASAQDTSNINTAEVNMPAETALEEDKDKKPAWVNRVDFSSEDAGKSTIIIGTTRPVEYKMDKAADKRLKLILFNTNLPDYRKRPLITTRFNSAVDRITPTQTSDLKTGSIIVIEMRESVPYYVEQADDLLLVHFDASSIPPRPAEEADLPSWKKVVMQATAGEEEIEDKKAEDKVLPPKLAGEYTGEKIALDFYDTDIKNVFLILMEVSGKNFAIDKDVTGKVTLTLAKPVPWDQALDLILKMNQLGQTSEGNIIRIATLETLKKEGDFKQAEISTAQKAREERKTLGPLVTKYIPVNYSNAKTDMLPHLEKLLT